In one window of Maledivibacter sp. DNA:
- the ptb gene encoding phosphate butyryltransferase → MIKNFDDVLRFAKERGPKTISIACAQDGEVLMAIDQAKQMGIADAILVGDKEKIQKIAKEKSIDISKYEIIDIKDLNEASLKAVELVSSGKAHIVMKGLVDTSIILKAVLNAEVGLRTGNVLSHVAVFDVPGYDRLFFVTDAAMNIAPDLSTKKQIIENAVKVAHSLDIDQPKVAAVCAKEKVNPKMPPTVDAAELEKMNKNGEIKGCMVGGPFALDNAVSVEAAKHKGIDHPVAGYADILMVPTIEAGNVLYKSMVFFSGSKNAGIIVGAKAPIVLTSRADSEESKLNSIALAVLMAAKEA, encoded by the coding sequence ATGATTAAAAATTTTGATGATGTCTTAAGATTTGCTAAGGAAAGAGGACCCAAAACTATATCAATAGCATGTGCCCAGGATGGGGAAGTACTTATGGCAATAGATCAAGCGAAACAGATGGGTATTGCCGATGCCATACTAGTTGGAGATAAAGAAAAGATACAGAAAATAGCAAAGGAAAAATCTATAGATATAAGTAAATATGAAATCATAGATATAAAGGATTTAAATGAAGCATCATTAAAGGCCGTTGAATTAGTTTCATCTGGAAAGGCCCATATAGTAATGAAGGGACTAGTTGATACTTCAATTATACTAAAGGCTGTACTCAATGCAGAGGTAGGTCTTAGAACCGGCAATGTACTTAGCCATGTGGCAGTATTCGATGTTCCAGGTTACGATAGACTGTTCTTTGTTACTGATGCTGCCATGAATATAGCACCTGATCTCAGCACTAAGAAGCAAATAATTGAAAATGCCGTTAAGGTAGCCCACTCTTTGGATATAGATCAGCCTAAGGTCGCTGCTGTTTGTGCAAAGGAAAAGGTCAATCCTAAGATGCCTCCAACGGTTGATGCGGCTGAGCTAGAAAAGATGAACAAAAACGGAGAAATAAAGGGTTGTATGGTTGGGGGCCCATTTGCATTAGATAATGCCGTATCGGTTGAGGCTGCAAAACATAAGGGTATTGATCATCCAGTTGCAGGTTATGCGGATATATTAATGGTACCAACTATAGAAGCTGGAAATGTATTATACAAATCAATGGTATTTTTCTCAGGTTCCAAGAATGCAGGAATTATTGTAGGGGCTAAGGCTCCTATAGTACTTACTTCAAGAGCTGATAGTGAAGAAAGCAAACTGAATTCAATAGCATTAGCTGTATTAATGGCGGCAAAGGAAGCATAA
- the buk gene encoding butyrate kinase, producing the protein MSRQYILVINPGSTSTKVAIFKDTENVLQKNLNHSTQELDKYETIADQFEYRRNIILDWLKEEGYETSQLKAVVGRGGLLKPMPSGTYKVTDFMIEDLRVGVQGEHASNLGGIIAKSIGDIEGIESYIVDPVAVDEFNDIARISGIPHLKRRSLLHALNINAVAHNVAKNKGKKVTELNLLIAHLGGGISVVPLKRGKMIDANNASEMGPFSPERTGGLPVRQLVKMCFSGDYTYPEVKKKIRGKGGLMAYLGTNDARKAVEMIENGDKKADLIFQAMGYQIAKEIGGMSVALEGDIDAIILTGGMAYSEMLIDYIKDMVGFIAPVIIQPGENEMRALNEGVLRVISGEEVAKIYENEV; encoded by the coding sequence ATGAGCAGACAATATATATTGGTTATTAATCCAGGCTCTACATCGACAAAGGTAGCAATTTTTAAAGATACAGAAAACGTTTTACAGAAAAATTTAAACCATTCTACTCAGGAATTGGACAAATATGAAACAATAGCTGATCAATTTGAGTATAGAAGGAATATTATTCTTGATTGGCTAAAGGAAGAGGGTTATGAAACATCCCAGCTTAAGGCTGTAGTCGGTAGAGGTGGGTTATTAAAGCCTATGCCAAGTGGCACTTATAAAGTAACTGATTTTATGATAGAGGATTTAAGGGTTGGGGTGCAGGGAGAACATGCATCGAATCTTGGTGGAATTATAGCAAAAAGCATTGGAGATATTGAAGGTATAGAATCATATATAGTTGACCCCGTTGCAGTTGATGAATTTAATGATATTGCGAGAATCTCAGGTATACCCCATTTAAAAAGACGTTCTTTATTGCATGCTTTAAATATAAATGCTGTAGCCCATAATGTTGCTAAAAACAAGGGGAAAAAGGTAACGGAATTAAATTTACTTATAGCTCATCTAGGTGGTGGAATTTCTGTGGTTCCCCTCAAAAGGGGGAAAATGATAGATGCAAACAATGCCAGTGAAATGGGGCCCTTTTCTCCTGAGAGAACCGGTGGACTTCCAGTTAGGCAATTAGTAAAAATGTGTTTTTCTGGAGACTATACATACCCAGAGGTCAAAAAGAAAATACGTGGTAAAGGTGGACTTATGGCATATCTAGGAACAAATGATGCTAGGAAAGCTGTAGAAATGATTGAAAATGGTGATAAAAAGGCTGATCTAATATTCCAAGCGATGGGATATCAAATTGCCAAGGAAATTGGAGGTATGTCAGTAGCTTTAGAAGGGGATATAGATGCAATAATACTTACTGGTGGTATGGCTTATTCTGAAATGCTAATTGACTATATTAAGGATATGGTTGGATTTATTGCTCCCGTAATTATTCAGCCAGGTGAAAACGAAATGAGAGCCTTAAATGAAGGTGTTCTTAGGGTAATATCTGGTGAAGAGGTAGCAAAAATCTATGAAAATGAGGTGTAG
- a CDS encoding sigma-54-dependent Fis family transcriptional regulator — MKKEIEIILNSTHDAMIAVDSKGIITLYNKAAERLTKHDVDDVIGKHITDVVETTRLPYILKTGESELNRKQPLGDINIVTNRMPVRDENGKIIGAVAVFRDITEIVDLAEEITDLKEMKIMFEAIFNSTQDAISVVDQNGIGVLVNPAYTRLTGLSKEDMIGKHCSVDISEGESIHLKVLKSKAPIKGARIKVGPKRKDVIIDAAPMLVGGELRGSVGVIHDLTEIKRLTSELDEAKKIIRNLEAKYTFDDIIGSHEKLVNAIEKAKIAAVTPATVILRGESGTGKELFAHAIHNASNRRYGQFVRVNCAAISEGILESELFGYEAGAFTGALKEGKKGLFEMAHGGTIFLDEIGEIKMSTQAKLLRVLQEKEVVRVGGTKPVTIDVRILAATNVDLEQAVKQGRFREDLYYRLNVIPIRIPSLKEHKRDIYELTRHFIRKYNQEYGRYVTDISKEALEILMEIDWPGNVRELENHIGRAIINMKFNETIIKSYHLPQNIEKNRKKPISNDFDIIEKEKDTFSLEEVVQKVEKEYIDRILKKNKYNKTKTAKEMKVSIRNLYYKIKKYGL; from the coding sequence ATGAAAAAAGAAATTGAGATCATATTAAATTCTACCCATGATGCAATGATAGCAGTTGACTCAAAGGGCATAATAACCTTATATAATAAGGCCGCAGAAAGGTTGACAAAGCACGATGTAGATGATGTTATAGGAAAGCATATAACAGATGTCGTGGAGACCACAAGACTTCCATATATACTAAAAACCGGTGAATCGGAACTGAATAGGAAACAGCCTCTAGGAGATATAAATATTGTAACAAATCGAATGCCAGTAAGGGATGAAAATGGCAAGATAATAGGAGCGGTGGCAGTTTTTAGAGATATAACAGAAATAGTTGATTTAGCAGAAGAAATAACTGATTTAAAGGAAATGAAAATAATGTTTGAGGCGATATTTAACTCCACACAGGATGCAATCTCTGTCGTAGATCAAAATGGTATAGGGGTTCTCGTAAATCCAGCCTATACAAGGCTTACAGGGCTATCTAAGGAGGATATGATAGGTAAGCATTGCTCCGTTGATATATCCGAGGGAGAAAGTATCCACCTAAAGGTGTTAAAATCAAAAGCGCCCATTAAAGGAGCTAGAATAAAGGTAGGGCCTAAAAGGAAGGATGTAATAATCGATGCGGCACCTATGCTTGTGGGTGGGGAACTGCGAGGAAGTGTGGGAGTCATCCACGACCTGACGGAAATAAAAAGACTTACTTCGGAGTTAGATGAAGCAAAGAAGATAATCAGAAATCTAGAGGCAAAATATACCTTCGATGATATAATTGGATCCCATGAGAAATTAGTTAATGCCATAGAAAAAGCAAAAATAGCTGCAGTAACTCCTGCCACTGTTATATTGAGAGGGGAAAGTGGAACGGGGAAGGAGCTTTTTGCCCATGCCATACACAATGCAAGCAATAGAAGATATGGACAGTTTGTTAGGGTGAATTGTGCAGCTATAAGTGAAGGAATATTGGAAAGTGAATTGTTTGGATATGAAGCAGGAGCATTTACAGGAGCATTAAAGGAAGGTAAAAAGGGACTATTTGAGATGGCCCACGGTGGTACTATTTTCTTAGATGAAATTGGTGAGATAAAGATGAGTACTCAAGCAAAGCTTCTAAGAGTCCTTCAAGAAAAAGAAGTAGTAAGGGTAGGAGGAACAAAGCCTGTTACAATTGATGTAAGAATTTTAGCGGCTACAAATGTGGATCTAGAACAGGCTGTAAAACAAGGAAGATTTAGAGAAGACCTATATTATAGATTAAATGTTATTCCAATAAGAATACCATCATTAAAGGAGCATAAAAGAGACATATACGAGTTAACAAGACATTTCATAAGAAAATATAATCAAGAATATGGAAGATACGTTACGGATATATCGAAGGAAGCTTTGGAAATACTTATGGAAATTGATTGGCCCGGTAATGTCAGAGAACTTGAAAATCATATTGGTAGAGCTATTATCAATATGAAATTCAATGAAACAATTATAAAGTCCTATCATTTACCCCAAAATATAGAAAAAAATAGAAAAAAGCCCATATCAAATGACTTTGATATTATTGAAAAAGAAAAAGATACATTTTCACTTGAAGAAGTAGTACAAAAAGTTGAAAAGGAATATATTGATAGGATATTAAAAAAGAATAAATATAATAAAACCAAAACAGCAAAGGAAATGAAGGTTTCAATTAGAAATCTATATTATAAAATAAAGAAATACGGATTGTAA
- a CDS encoding CdaR family protein, translated as MIKFMRGLFESSKLSRNTTPKLVSILFAIVLYIYVMGEVNPEDYISKENVKVNLLNVEELQSSGLVIIDQNDYTVDLKISGKRNELKKISLDDIKITADLRGFPKGVNSVPLDVSKPANIEVNISPQQIKVRLDKIVQRQKPVEVFEKGAPAKSYVIGTKKITPEEILVEGPESKVESVTKVIGEINVDGAKATIRNSIPVRAVNNEGKDVIGVEVKTKSVNVLLPMEKLKNIDIKPVITGKPKEGYKITNIEVSPKTVTIKGKEEIIKKINEIFTKPINVEELNESLVTEVNFVKEKNIEMPYLQALPEVRIVVEKIETKEFTFKANQISVNNLNGALTTNIGELSEDIKIKISDVRSVLKDVKRSDLELIIDAQDLDEGIYILDLKLNKNHKYENIEIEPNNIEIEIYDKKDISETMNENTDDTVDDTTDNTTDNAIDDTIDEEQPTEETIDMPGN; from the coding sequence ATGATTAAGTTTATGAGGGGGCTATTTGAAAGCAGTAAATTGTCAAGGAATACAACCCCTAAATTAGTATCAATACTATTTGCAATAGTTCTATATATATATGTTATGGGAGAAGTAAATCCTGAGGACTATATTTCAAAGGAAAATGTTAAGGTTAACCTTTTAAATGTTGAGGAGTTACAAAGTTCTGGACTTGTAATTATTGACCAGAATGACTATACTGTGGATTTGAAAATAAGTGGTAAAAGAAATGAACTAAAAAAGATATCCTTAGACGACATAAAAATAACCGCTGATTTAAGAGGATTTCCAAAGGGCGTAAACAGTGTGCCATTGGATGTAAGTAAACCTGCAAATATTGAGGTCAATATATCACCTCAGCAAATCAAGGTTAGATTAGATAAGATAGTACAAAGACAAAAGCCAGTTGAGGTATTTGAAAAAGGGGCTCCAGCAAAGAGCTATGTGATTGGAACAAAAAAAATTACTCCAGAGGAAATCTTAGTTGAAGGGCCAGAATCAAAGGTGGAATCTGTAACTAAGGTTATTGGAGAGATAAATGTTGATGGAGCTAAAGCCACCATTAGAAATAGCATACCTGTTAGGGCCGTAAATAACGAAGGAAAAGATGTTATAGGAGTTGAAGTTAAAACGAAAAGTGTAAATGTATTGTTACCTATGGAGAAGCTGAAGAATATTGATATTAAACCCGTAATAACGGGAAAGCCTAAGGAAGGATACAAGATTACAAACATAGAGGTTAGCCCCAAAACTGTTACTATCAAGGGTAAAGAAGAAATAATAAAAAAGATAAATGAAATCTTTACCAAGCCTATAAATGTGGAAGAACTAAATGAGAGCCTAGTGACTGAAGTGAATTTTGTTAAAGAGAAGAACATCGAAATGCCATATCTACAAGCTTTACCTGAGGTTAGGATTGTAGTAGAAAAGATAGAAACAAAGGAATTTACCTTTAAAGCCAACCAAATATCTGTTAATAATCTTAATGGAGCATTAACTACTAATATTGGGGAGCTAAGTGAAGATATCAAGATAAAAATTAGTGATGTACGAAGTGTATTAAAGGATGTAAAGAGAAGTGATTTAGAATTGATTATAGATGCACAAGACTTGGATGAAGGAATTTATATTCTTGATTTGAAGCTTAATAAAAATCATAAATATGAAAATATCGAGATCGAACCTAATAATATTGAGATAGAAATATATGATAAGAAGGATATAAGTGAGACTATGAACGAGAATACAGATGATACTGTAGACGATACTACGGATAATACTACGGATAATGCTATAGATGACACTATAGATGAAGAACAACCAACGGAGGAAACCATTGATATGCCTGGAAATTAA